The window GGAAGAAGCGGATCTTCAGGAAGTCTTGCTCAATGGTCCTTATCATTTTGATGGATGGATGATCTCATTGGTATGTTGGGAACCTATCGTTTCTGACTCTTATCCTTCGGCTATCAGTTTCTGGGTGAAGGTGGGTGGAATCCCTATGCATCTGTGGGAGTTAGCGACGTTAGAAGCTATAGGGAAGAAGGTTGGTAGAATTAAGGAGTTAGATGAGGATACGGGTAGCATTTGTGTTACTATGAACGGTTTCAATCCTTTGCGTTCCACTTGGTGGTCCCTTTTGATACATGTGATGAGGTGGTGGTATCTATCGACTATGAGAAGCTTTATGGTTACTGTAAGCACTGTTTCCGTTTAACACATGATGTGTTGGTCTGTCCTGTGCTGAAAAATGCTCAAGCTAGTTGAGGGATGGTCGACCTTGCGGATAAGAGGAGTGTTCAGCGATAGCAGGGTGTGGTTAAATAAGGTTCTGCTCAACATGATGGTGGGTGGGAGAAACCAAGGAAACATGTGAAGCGTGCTTTGGATTTTCAACCTGAGTAGGCCAACGAGAGGAGACAACCTTAGTTTCAGGGTGGTGAATATAGTTCTTCCGGATTTCCTCTGCAAGTGAGGAATCAAGGCCATGCTTGGGGACAAAAGACGCGATATCACAGCAGTCGGTCAGGATCTAACTTGGGCTTCGATCCCTTTGGTTCGCAGGTGATTAGAGGTGACATGGTGGATCACTTCTCTGGTGTACCCCAACAGAGGAAGGGTATTCGACCGGTGTGGCCAAAACCATTGTATAAGGTCAAGCAGGCTTCTAGTGAGAAAGGAAATCAACGCCCTGTTCATGATGGTGATTCCTCTGCGATGGTCGAGGACAATCCTGTGGAGATACCCGTTGAGAATGGTTCAGGTGGGGGGGGGATGAGGAACTTCAGGATCAGGGTTTTAATGAGAGCACTGATGATTTGCTGGAGGATGGGGAGTTTGGGGACGACACTAATCCTGATTCAAGGTTAGAGTCGGATTTCATGCTCAAGGATGGCACTGAGTAGGGTGTAGATGCGGAGGGTAATTCTATCCAAGGTATTCATGCTTCTGACTCTTTCTCCTTGAGTATGCTTGATATGAATTCTGCTATGGAAACAGTCTCTTTGGAAAAGCAGATCAGTTCTAAACCTACGGCGGGTAATCCACAGGATAAAAAAGGAGTTCACAATTCGAAGAAGATTAATTTACCTTTGGCTTCACCTGGAAAACGACTTTTGGCTAAAGCTTTGTCTCTCAAATCTGTAGGTAAAGGCATTAAACAGGCGGGTGTGGGAAAGCAAGATCAAAAGGCAAAAGATGGCATTTCTGCTGGTGGCGGAAGTCGTCCTTTTAAGAAAGGGATGGTGGCTCTCCCGAAACCACTGACTCAAACGTGAAGGTTCTAAGCTAGAACTGTCAGGGTATTGGGGCTGATCTGACAAAGAATTACTTGGGTGATTTTGTGGAGAAAGCATCCaccagatattttatttttatcagagacaaagaaatgttcttcttatttacaaaaatttcaaaataagtttggttataataaatTGTTTACTGTTGAACCCCGCGCGGCCAGTGGTggtttgactttattttttaaggATGAAATAAATCTTTCTATTCTCTTTGATAATGATCGTATTATTTATACACAAGCTTTTATTAGGCAACAATTGGTAtttatgtcttttgtttatCGGGATCCGGTCCTCCAACACCGAGAAAAAGTTTGGGATAAATTTACGGATATTGGATCATTTCGCATTGATCCCTGGTTTataattggagattttaatgaattagtTGGAAATCATGAGAATCAGGGTGGTGCCTTGCGACCAGCATCTTCCTTTAAGCCTTTTATTTCAATGCTTCGGCATTGCGGGATGCTTGAATTTCCTTGTTATGGGGAACAATTATCTTGGAGAGGGAATCATTGTAATAATTAGGTGGTGCGGTGTCGATTAGATCGGGCTTTGGGTAACGAGGATTGGCATGGGTTctttccaaatttgaaagtagattatttggagatgattggTTCGGATCATTGCCCAATTTTAGCTAATTGTTTGACGACGGTCCGGAGACGGCAGTGGCAGTTCCGGTTTGATAAGCGCTGGTTGGGTAAGGAGGGATTAGTTGGTGCGGTTGAGTCAGGGTGGAATCGGACAAGAAGTTTTCGGATTCCGGGTTTTGCCGAGAAAATAAGGAATTGTAGGAATTCGATTTCCTGGTGGAGGAAAAATAATGTCAGTTCTGGCCCATCGACCATTTCCTCCTTGAAGACGGTACTGCATGATGCGAAGATGGATGTTTCGATTTCGCAGGAGGAAATTCGGGGTATTGAGAGGAAATTGAAAGAGGCATATCGTGATGAGGAGAATTATTGGCAACAAAAAAGTAGGAAATTCTGGTTAAGGGTTGGGGACAAAAATACTTCCTATTGTCATGCATCTACCAAACAAAGGGGGGTGCGTAATAGGATTGTTGGTCTATTTGATGTCGATAACGTTTGGGATGAATCACCCTCGGGTATGGAGCTTATTGCTACAACATACTTTGAGGATCTTTTTAAGAAATCAGATGGTAGGGGTATTTCAGAGATGCTTCAAGCAATTAACCCAATTATTACGGATAGTATGAACACAGCTCTAACTCGGGACATTTCGGAAGGGGAAGTTCGAAAGGCTTTGTTTGCCATGCACCCGGAGAAAACCTTAGGCCCTGATGGAATGACGGCTCTGTCTTTTCAAAGGTTCTGGTCTTCTCTTAAAGGGGATTTGGTGTTTTTGGTTAAAGAGTTTTTTCGAACTGGCAGTTTTGATCCTTTTTTAAATGAGactaatatttgtctcattcctAAAGTTGATCAGCCGCAGCAGATGGCGGAGTTTAGGCCGATTAGCCTATGTAATGTgagttacaaaattatttctaaaatattgtgTTTTCGACTGAAGCGTTTATTGCCCCTTTTGGTTTCAGAAACACAATCAACCTTTGTTTCTGGTCgtttaattacagataatattctTGTGGCTCAGGAGATGTTCCATGGGCTAAATACTAAACGTCGGTGTAATTCGGAGTTCTTGGCatttaaaacggatatgagtaaggcatatgatcggGTTGAGTGGGATTTTTTGGAGGCAGTTTTGGTTCAATTAGGATTTGATAGGAAATAGATTTCgtggatcatgtggtgtgtttcttcaGTGTCGTATCAAGTTCTTCTGAATGGTCAGCCCCAGGGTTTTATTAGACCACAGAGGGGATTACGTCAGGGGATCCTCTgttaccatatttatttattctttgggCAGAGGTCTTGAtagcaaatattaaaaaggctgaaAGGGAGAAGAAATTAACGGGTATTACCATCGCCCGCGGTAGTCCTACTGTTTAGCATTCGTTGTTCgctgatgatagtctgttttttgTAAGGTAGAGGCGACTGAATGTAGGACGGTAATGGATATAAATAGGCAACTATGGTAGAGGCTCAAGACAAGAGGTTAATCTGGCTAAATCCTCTATCATGTTTGGCAAAAAGGTTCCTTCTGATATACAATGTCAATTGAAATCAGTTATTGGTATTTCTAAGGAGGACGGTAAGGGTTCttatttgggtattcctgaaAACCTACAAGGTTCGGAAACTAAGGTTTTTAGCTACATTAAGGATCGGTTGGATGATCGAGTAAATGGTTGGTCTGCAAAGTATTTATCAAACGGTGGCaatgaaattatgattaaatcggtggTTTTGGCACTTCCTACCCATTTTATGTCATGTTATAAACTGCCACATGATTTGACGTCTAAAATAACGAGTGCTATTTCCACCTTCTGAGTGCTATTTCCACCTTTTGGTGGAAGTCCAATGATAAGGCTCGAGGTATGCACTGGGTTGCTTGGGATAGATTATGTAAAGATAAATGTGAAGGGGGCCTAGTTTTCCGAGCTCTGGAACAATTCAATGATGCCATGCTGGCCAAACAGTTTTGGCAGTTAATTCATAATCCGATATCCTTGATGGCTCGGGTGATGAAAGGTCGATATTTCAGAAACAAACATCCTCTTATggcaaaaaaaccaaataaccCTTCCTTTGCATGGAGGAGTATTTATTCAACGAAGGAGTTGGTGGAACATGGAGCGAGATGGGTGATAGGCTCTGGTTGTTCCATTTCGGTATGGCGTGATCCATGGTTACCAGATATTCGTCCAAGACCAGCGAATGGTCGGGGGAGACAGTTGCTCCCGAGTTTGAtggttaattatttaattaatccaGGTACGAAGGACTGGCATTTGCCTATTCTTGAGGAGTTTTTTTATCCGGTGGATATACCACTTATTCGGAGTATGCCGGTCAGTAAAACTTATCAACCGGATATATTATTATGGCACTTTACTAAGTCAGGGAAGTATTCGGTCAAATCAGGTTATCGGTTGGCCCAGGAATTAATTGCGGAAGTTGAGTATGGGCCAATGTATATGTCCTTGCGGGCTCATTCGTGGAAATTAGATGTACCTCCGAAGATCCAAcactttttctggcagattgccTCGGGTACTCTTCCCGTGTTAGAACGGCTTGCGCATCGTGGTGTCCGTTGTGATGCTATGTGTAAGCGGCGTGCCTCTGCGATGGAGACTATAAACCACATGCTCTTTGAGTGTCCTCGGTCGCGATGTATTTGGGAGATGTCCCCAGTGTTGCTCGACCCGGGAGGCTTTCCATATGCCTCGATCTACGCGAATTTAGACTTCATATTCTGGCGGGCGTCTTCCCATCTGGGGTTTCAGATAAAGCTTTTTGTCTCTACTGGATTAtatggtcaatttggaaagataggaataaaaaagttttccagGGTATCGAGATAGAGCCAACTGAAATTCTGAATCAAGCAGCTAATGATAAGttattgtgggaggaggccaagtcTTATTCAGTGAGATATTTGTCTCCTCCGCCTTTATTGGAGGACATGGACTCTTTTCCCGTTGTCAGGTTGATAGTTCATGGAAAGGTACTGACCCTTTTCAGGGtctgggctggtggtgttgcaatGGAGAAGATTCCCCTTCTTTTGGGAGCACAGAGTCACATAAGAGGCCTTACTCCCTTACACGCGGAATTACAAGCActgatctgggctatggagtctttaTTGGCGGGTGGAGTTGTTTGTCAGGCTTTTGAGACGGACTGTGCAGAGTTagttgcgatggtgcagacgccggaCGATTGGCCAGCTTTTTCGAATCTGCTGGAGGATTTCTCGTTGCTCAGATCATCATACCCTTCCTTCACCCTAGCCAGGATTCCACGAGACTTCAACACAAGGGCAGATTGCCTTGCTCGGTCTTCAAGATCTCTAATTTCTGAATCTACTTTTGTAAATTCTTATATCCTCCTTTTTGGGTcaccaatcttggagttctcttttaatcttattaatgtttagttgaaaaaaaaaagaaatacattgaCAGACGGAAACGTTTacaaaaaaactagaaaacttTCGATTGCTTATTATTTCacttaaaacaaattaagataTATTAAACATTAAAGTCTAGCTTGCATGCAATTATTCAAACTGTAGTGATTTTATAGAGAACACAGTTTGCGTGAGTAGTATGCATAGCTGATATTGTTCAAGCACATTGGAAACCAGATGGAAGCTTTCTGTTACAAACGTTGAGAAGAACGCTGAGGGATATAGGGACGTTAAGGTTAATGCCAAGAACGTTAGCCCTAAGAGCAGTGCAGAGACAAATGGCAGCGTCGAGGTCAACCAAACCTTGGATGAGCGAACAACATGATTGAGACGATGGCTGACCCAATTGCACGTTAAGTAGACTGCTTAAGACATTTGCACATACACCGAGTCTGAGAGCATCGATAGGACATTTTCCAGATGAGCCAGGGGTGTTCGGAGGCGTCACCGGCCTAGGGTTAGGACTTGGGACCGAAGGACTCGGGACTGAAGGAGTTGGGACCTTTGGATTTGGGTTGCATCCACAATCAGTTGCAGCGGTTAAGGTGAAGAAAATGATgttgatggcaaagaaaagaGCAAGGGAGGCTGAATTCTTTGAAGCCATTTCTAAGGATTACTGATTGTgtctgagaaagagagagatgaagaaaaatgAAGAGCAGGTGTGgttatttatagggttttagtAGGACGTCAGGAGGATCCAAGTTGTTTAATTTTGACTATaagtaattatttatatttatttttaataaaatatctgaAATTATATTTGCGTTTATCTACATATTTAAAATCTgacttttaaaatttcatttctGTAGATTTGTAGAACTTCGAAATAAATATGGAtctataatatagaaaatatctGATTCGTGCGCTGTCAATTTGTCAATGCCGTTATTATCACCGCCATGATGAGTTCATGACCTCATTTGCAGAATTATTCAGATTCTCTTTTGGCTCGTAGCCATTTTACCATAGAGCTTCTATACCTTTAGGCTGTAGATAAGATTTGGTATACGTGAACTTGCCTCACTATACGCAAAACatgatatatttattgttttagttgTAGTGAACAATTAGGAGCAGCTGGTCTATATATATCGACCCACTAAATAGGCCTGGACAAAAAAAACCggacccgaaaacccgaaccggAACCGACCCGAAAATATGGATCCAAATCCGAACCCGAAACCGGTAGAATATCTTATTGGGTCCTAATCTCCTAAACCCGAAGAACCGGAATCGAACCGAAAACTGAATGGATACCTGACAAACCTGAAATaagataatatacataaaatattagttatatttttttatttataacatagttattcaaagttacaacttaaaatttaaaaatattagttcttCCTAgatcaaaatactcaaaataaccaaaattatattaaaatgttaagctatattttttttaaaaattaaccaaattaaaaaaaaattattttaaaaattttcttccGGGTAATCGGGTAAATTTCAGGTTATCGGGTTAAATTTCGGGTAATCGGGTACAAAAAACCCGAACCCGGATGATACCCGATTTTTTCGGGTATTTAtaggttctgaaattttagaCCCGAACTGAACCGAACCCGGTAaaatccgaaccgaacccgaaccgatatTTTCTATTTATCCTATTGGGTTCTAAACTCCTCTACCCAAAAAATCCGAATCCGATCGGAGTACCCAATGTTCAAACTACCACTAAATTTGTATCTatctatagaaaaaaaaaataaaaaataagaagagtaactcttaaaatttttgttctcattgttttttttgatattttcaatGACTACTCATTGTTAACAAACGTATCACGTATGTGatgatttttctattaaatatccAACGATGTATGGTTTTTCAATAAATACATCGTTATATAGAGAATACCAAAAAAGTTTATTGAAAAACCATACGTCGTtggatattttataaaaaaaaccatcaCATACGTTTGTGGTATTCATAAGATATGAATACTCATTATTGAAGATCAACGATATGTATGGCCCAAGTTTATCTTATATTCTCTAACGTAAGATATCTTGATATTCCTTATGTTTGTGGTattcataaataatatatgtgTTACGTTTTCTAATGGTAAAATcgatcttattattttttatttttttttgtcataatcaACATTGTTCAAAATGGTGTTGGTAAACTAACCTTGACAGCAAATATGGTACTTTGAATTCAACTAAAGTAACTcgtattatatttttatcttgcTTGCAATTAATTTTTTGGCCTTACTACCATTTACTCACACAAGCCGTCGATATTTATTAGTCTAGAGTAACACTATAACCTAATTGTAACCAGCCGTCGATATTTATTAGTCTAGAGTAACACTACAATTGTAACCAGCCGTCGATATTTATTACTCTAGAAGAGTAACAGTATAATTGTAACCAGCCGTCGATAACTTGTAATACTAATTTTCCTGCTTAACCTAATAAGTCAAATTTTATTAACCTTTCAATGTATTGATATCAGCCTATATTATATAGCTCTTTGGTGGCAATTTGAATATGCTAATGTTATGGCTTTGATTTATCTTACGTTGCCTCGCATGTCCAAAATAAATCTGTTGATTCTAATATAACGGGAGTACGTACTGTTTatgtttaattctttttttggacaaactaaTGATTCCATTCATTCAAGTAGTAACAGtccaaaagagagaaataaaactCCAAAATTCAAAAGATTACAAAGATTAATTTTCCTAAAAGCCGTAAGCAAAGAGATAGAAAACATCGACCATGGGATCATGAGAGCTGTGAAACAGTCTCTGAAAAGCGGCTTGAGACATGAGAGGTCACGGTTGCAGGACTGATCATCGTCAAAATATTCAGACAAATGAAAAAGTAGTCAAAGTCATAAGACAATGTGAAGTTGATAGAGGAATCAGAGCCAAGGGTCTCACCAAAGCGAGGAGCACTAGGAAAAACAATGCATTGCCAGGGATTCGATGGGCTGCAGccccgatgatggtgatgatacTAAGAGTGGTTTGTTAAAATCGTTGGATGGACACATTGGATTCCAGGGCAATAGACCATATAGAGCAGTAAAACTTCACAATCTGCACAAAGAATGGAAGCAAAGACCAAAAATTGTCAAATAGATATGACAAACCGTAGCAATACAGGTGGGTTCTCTTTTCTATGACGTCCTTTgccaaagagattaagaaatCCACATCGGTATACAATAAAAGATGTGAAACATGCTTAGTCTTTTTTGGGTTGTTGTGAGCACAAACATGGTGCGGTTGATGGGGTTTGGGTGAGAACTGGAATCACTAGATAGAGTATGATTAAATATGACATGATTCTTCCAGTTTTGAGACCCAACAGAAAATGTCACAAATTGAGCAATAACCAAGGATCTAACATATGCTTTGTTACTCCAAAACAGTCTGGGTGAATGGAGTCTCAGATGCAGTTTTTGGACATCGAGATCAACCTAAACACCTAGATATATAATGTCTACCAGCTGACGAAGGGATAAATAGAATAGACCTGGGATTTTGGAAGTTGGGCAAGACTATTTGGAATGCTAGCATGCCGAATTCAGGTTGAGAGCTTATCAGCAGAGATCCTATGGATGTTGTGGATGGCCAGGGGAGTTTATTCGTGGGGAGGCTAAATGGAGAGGGTAAAGGATTCCGCTTCTCCGGTGGGAACATACATGGATCTGCCAAGCTTATAGGGTGACATGTACTTGAATTGGGAGTCCAATAACAGAGGAAAATCGCAGCTCTAGAGGATTCATCGCCAAACATCGACTTTGTCTCCGCCTGGCAAGGCTCAGGtgttgatgagagagagagttatgcCGAGGCGAAACACAATCCAAATCGAGAATTATAGAGGCATGAGGACTTTGATCCCGTCAACAGTGAGAGTGAGCAAATGCAATCGGGGATGAGGTTCGCCAGACTCCACATTGTTAGATAGGCgaaaagggaaaacaaaaggggaaaa is drawn from Camelina sativa cultivar DH55 chromosome 8, Cs, whole genome shotgun sequence and contains these coding sequences:
- the LOC104707544 gene encoding lipid transfer protein EARLI 1, which gives rise to MASKNSASLALFFAINIIFFTLTAATDCGCNPNPKVPTPSVPSPSVPSPNPRPVTPPNTPGSSGKCPIDALRLGVCANVLSSLLNVQLGQPSSQSCCSLIQGLVDLDAAICLCTALRANVLGINLNVPISLSVLLNVCNRKLPSGFQCA